In Crinalium epipsammum PCC 9333, the following are encoded in one genomic region:
- the moeB gene encoding molybdopterin-synthase adenylyltransferase MoeB, whose protein sequence is MLNPNLDEIQLTKEEYERYSRHLILPEVGLEGQKRLKAASVLCIGTGGLGAPLLLYLAAAGIGRIGIVDFDIVDTSNLQRQVIHGTSWVGKPKIESAKNRILEINPHCQVDLYETRLTSENALDIIKPYDIVVDGTDNFPTRYLVNDACVLLDKPNVYGSIFRFEGQATVFNYEGGPNYRDLYPEPPPPGMVPSCAEGGVLGILPGMIGVIQATETVKIILGQGTTLSGRLLLYNALEMKFRELKLRPNPERPVIEKLIDYEHFCGIPQAKAEEAKQQLEISEMTVQELKQLLDSGADDFVLLDVRNPNEYEIAQIPGAVLVPLPDIESGKGVEKVKELLNGHRLIAHCKLGGRSAKALGILKSAGIEGTNVKGGITAWSREVDSSVLEY, encoded by the coding sequence ATGCTGAATCCAAATCTGGATGAAATCCAGTTAACTAAAGAAGAATACGAACGATACTCACGACACCTAATCTTGCCCGAAGTTGGACTAGAAGGGCAAAAACGCCTCAAAGCTGCCAGTGTGTTGTGTATTGGTACAGGTGGACTAGGTGCGCCGCTACTGCTGTATCTAGCTGCTGCTGGTATTGGGCGTATCGGTATTGTTGATTTTGATATCGTAGATACTTCCAACCTGCAACGCCAAGTAATTCACGGCACATCTTGGGTAGGGAAACCCAAAATTGAGTCTGCCAAAAACCGGATTTTGGAAATCAACCCACACTGTCAGGTTGACCTTTACGAAACCCGCTTAACTTCTGAAAATGCCCTGGACATCATTAAACCTTATGACATCGTAGTGGATGGTACAGATAACTTCCCCACACGCTACCTAGTTAATGATGCTTGTGTATTGCTAGATAAACCTAACGTTTACGGTTCTATCTTCCGCTTTGAAGGTCAAGCAACCGTCTTTAACTACGAAGGTGGTCCCAACTACCGTGACCTTTACCCCGAACCACCACCACCAGGAATGGTTCCTTCCTGTGCTGAAGGCGGAGTTTTAGGAATTCTACCTGGAATGATTGGCGTTATCCAAGCAACGGAAACAGTCAAAATTATTTTGGGACAAGGTACAACTTTAAGTGGGCGCTTGCTGTTGTACAACGCCTTAGAAATGAAGTTTAGGGAGTTAAAGCTGCGTCCTAACCCAGAAAGACCCGTAATTGAGAAATTAATTGATTACGAACATTTCTGCGGTATTCCCCAAGCAAAAGCAGAGGAGGCTAAACAGCAATTGGAAATTTCTGAAATGACTGTTCAAGAACTTAAGCAGTTACTCGATAGTGGTGCGGATGATTTTGTTTTGCTAGATGTCCGTAACCCGAATGAGTATGAAATTGCTCAAATTCCTGGCGCTGTTTTAGTACCATTACCAGACATTGAAAGCGGTAAAGGTGTTGAAAAAGTTAAGGAATTGCTCAATGGTCATCGCTTAATTGCTCATTGCAAACTGGGTGGTAGGTCTGCTAAGGCGTTGGGTATTCTAAAATCAGCAGGCATTGAAGGTACAAATGTTAAAGGTGGGATTACGGCGTGGAGTCGTGAAGTTGATTCTTCTGTGCTTGAATATTAA
- a CDS encoding molybdenum cofactor guanylyltransferase yields the protein MNNQQLTAIVLAGGRSSRMGRDKALIPIQGTPLIRRVCEVALGCTSQVYVVTPWIEKYQEVLPANCQLILELPIGEETQPHGALVGFSQGLSYVQTDWVLLLACDLPRLRVEVLQNWVEQLSNLSQVSSKDYIALIPRSLKGWEPLCGFYHCRCLPLLTEFINQGGRSFQKWLAQHPVKELQVIDSEVLFNCNTPNDLAEIEQ from the coding sequence ATGAATAATCAACAACTAACTGCCATTGTGTTAGCAGGGGGGCGAAGTTCTCGGATGGGTAGAGATAAAGCTTTAATACCCATCCAAGGTACGCCACTAATTAGACGAGTTTGTGAAGTTGCTCTTGGGTGTACTTCACAAGTTTATGTTGTCACGCCTTGGATAGAAAAATATCAAGAAGTTCTACCTGCCAACTGCCAATTAATTTTAGAATTACCTATAGGAGAAGAAACTCAACCACATGGCGCATTGGTTGGTTTTTCCCAAGGGTTAAGTTATGTCCAAACTGATTGGGTATTATTACTTGCTTGTGATTTGCCACGTTTGCGAGTAGAAGTATTACAAAATTGGGTAGAGCAATTAAGTAATCTTTCACAAGTAAGTAGCAAAGATTATATTGCTCTTATTCCCCGAAGCCTTAAAGGATGGGAACCCTTATGTGGTTTTTACCATTGCCGTTGCTTACCACTGCTGACAGAATTTATTAATCAGGGAGGGCGCTCTTTTCAAAAGTGGTTAGCTCAACATCCTGTGAAGGAATTGCAGGTAATTGATAGCGAGGTATTATTTAATTGCAACACACCTAATGATTTAGCAGAGATTGAGCAGTAG
- a CDS encoding daunorubicin resistance protein DrrA family ABC transporter ATP-binding protein, whose product MAPAVLIQQLQKHYGSIQAVKDVSFQVEPGEIFGLLGPNGAGKTTTIRCLCTLAKPDAGKIEVAGISVIDNPRAARQKLGYVAQEVALDKVLTGRELLELQAALYHLPNKIAKQRVDEMLAVLGLQEYADKKTGNYSGGLRKRLDLAAGLLHQPNVLVLDEPTVGLDIESRVVVWNFLRQLRDAGTTVVITSHYLEEIDALANRVAIIDQGVVIANGTPSELKDQVGGDRITLRIREFSPTEEAEKAKNMLSSLPFVQEVIINTAQGNSLNLVVKAQNDALMQVQQSLKDANLPIFGIAQSRPSLDDVYLAATGRTLLDAELAASGSRDLKAEKKQAMR is encoded by the coding sequence ATGGCTCCAGCCGTTTTAATTCAACAGCTTCAAAAGCACTACGGCTCAATCCAAGCCGTTAAGGATGTCTCCTTCCAGGTAGAACCAGGGGAAATCTTTGGGCTACTTGGTCCCAACGGTGCGGGTAAAACCACCACAATTAGATGTTTGTGTACTTTGGCGAAACCCGATGCAGGTAAAATTGAGGTAGCTGGTATCTCTGTAATTGATAATCCCAGGGCTGCACGGCAAAAGTTAGGTTATGTAGCTCAAGAAGTTGCCTTAGATAAAGTATTGACTGGGCGGGAACTCCTAGAATTGCAAGCTGCACTTTATCACCTACCTAATAAGATAGCGAAACAAAGAGTTGATGAGATGTTGGCTGTTTTAGGCTTGCAGGAATACGCAGATAAAAAGACAGGTAATTATTCAGGTGGCTTACGCAAGCGTCTAGATTTAGCTGCTGGCTTGTTGCATCAACCAAATGTTTTAGTCTTGGATGAACCAACAGTAGGGTTAGATATTGAAAGCAGAGTTGTAGTTTGGAACTTCTTGCGCCAATTGCGAGATGCAGGTACGACAGTTGTAATTACTAGCCACTATTTAGAAGAAATTGATGCTTTAGCTAACCGAGTGGCGATTATTGATCAAGGGGTAGTGATTGCTAATGGTACACCATCTGAGTTGAAGGATCAAGTGGGAGGCGATCGCATAACTCTCCGCATCCGCGAATTTTCTCCTACAGAAGAGGCAGAAAAAGCCAAAAATATGCTTTCATCCTTGCCATTTGTGCAAGAAGTGATTATTAATACTGCTCAGGGGAACTCGTTAAACTTGGTGGTGAAGGCACAAAACGATGCTTTGATGCAGGTTCAGCAATCTCTCAAAGATGCAAATTTACCGATTTTTGGGATTGCTCAATCTCGACCTAGTTTAGATGATGTTTACCTCGCTGCTACAGGTCGTACTCTATTAGATGCAGAACTAGCAGCTAGTGGTAGTCGTGATTTGAAAGCAGAGAAAAAACAGGCAATGCGATAG
- a CDS encoding ABC transporter permease, with protein MSQTITPPSNVSLQPQVTLQSGGTPNAIGEFIQETLALTKRLFIQLQRRPSTLIAGVIQPLMWLFLFGALFQNAPQGLFGNDLTYGKFLGAGVIVFTAFAGALNAGLPVMFDREFGFLNRLLVAPLVSRYSIVAASAIYIIALSFIQTAAIVTASALLGTGLPNLLGLGMIALIILLLVVGVTALSLGLSFALPGHIELIAVIFVTNLPLLFASTALAPLSFMPQWLQIVATLNPLSYAIEPIRYLYTHNNWTLGSVVMQAPWGAVTFGGSLLVLLGFTTVALTAIQPLLRRRFA; from the coding sequence ATGAGCCAAACTATTACTCCTCCATCAAATGTTAGCTTGCAACCACAGGTGACATTACAAAGCGGTGGTACACCTAATGCTATTGGTGAGTTTATTCAGGAAACCCTCGCTTTAACAAAACGTTTGTTTATTCAATTGCAACGCCGTCCCTCAACATTAATTGCAGGGGTAATTCAGCCGTTAATGTGGCTGTTTTTATTCGGGGCGCTATTTCAAAATGCCCCCCAAGGATTATTTGGTAACGATTTAACTTACGGCAAGTTTTTAGGCGCGGGCGTGATTGTCTTCACAGCTTTTGCTGGTGCTTTAAATGCGGGCTTACCTGTAATGTTTGACAGAGAATTTGGCTTTCTCAACCGCTTGCTGGTAGCGCCTCTAGTATCACGATATTCAATTGTCGCAGCATCAGCAATTTATATTATCGCCCTCAGCTTTATCCAGACAGCAGCAATTGTGACAGCAAGTGCCTTACTTGGTACAGGTTTACCTAATTTATTAGGTTTGGGGATGATTGCTTTAATTATCTTGTTGCTAGTTGTGGGTGTTACTGCTTTAAGCTTGGGTTTATCTTTTGCTTTACCAGGTCATATTGAGCTAATTGCAGTAATTTTTGTAACGAATTTACCACTGCTATTTGCTAGTACTGCCCTTGCGCCTTTATCATTTATGCCTCAATGGTTACAAATTGTAGCTACTCTGAATCCTTTAAGTTATGCTATAGAGCCTATTCGCTATCTATATACCCATAACAACTGGACATTGGGTAGTGTAGTCATGCAAGCGCCTTGGGGTGCTGTCACCTTCGGAGGCTCCCTACTCGTACTGCTAGGATTTACCACAGTAGCGTTAACCGCAATTCAACCACTACTACGCCGTAGATTCGCGTAG
- a CDS encoding peroxiredoxin produces the protein MALTVGTTAPEFTAKDTNGNTVSLSNLAGKKVVLYFYPKDDTPGCTKQACSFRDNYSAYQGKDIVVLGISKDDETSHQKFTEKYNLPFPLLADVDGSIIKAYDVDGGGYAKRVTYVVDENGKIIHVDSSVKTETHASDILAAVGA, from the coding sequence ATGGCATTAACAGTCGGCACAACAGCACCAGAATTTACAGCAAAAGATACCAACGGCAACACCGTCTCATTATCTAATCTTGCAGGTAAAAAAGTAGTTTTGTATTTCTACCCCAAAGATGATACACCAGGCTGCACTAAACAAGCTTGTAGCTTTCGAGATAATTATTCCGCATATCAAGGCAAAGATATTGTGGTGCTAGGTATCAGCAAAGATGATGAAACCTCTCACCAAAAATTTACCGAAAAATACAATCTACCTTTCCCTCTACTTGCCGATGTTGATGGCAGTATCATCAAAGCTTACGACGTTGACGGTGGCGGTTATGCCAAGCGTGTCACTTATGTAGTTGATGAAAACGGCAAAATTATTCACGTTGATTCCAGTGTCAAAACTGAAACCCATGCCAGCGATATTTTAGCTGCTGTGGGTGCTTAA
- a CDS encoding Npun_F0494 family protein, with product MISTQSKNSQSIEYPSRTVARAERAMRCSPFRLYLFVCMGSTSVPIQAIASDSGVQHNYTKRPLSELGAENALVWLIQVGILRREVDGQGITDSFRLTPLGRQLVEKYEPNGGIIPAPSLLDLLSNTLTRWLRLPF from the coding sequence ATGATTTCTACTCAGTCTAAAAATTCCCAATCAATTGAATATCCTAGTCGCACTGTAGCACGAGCAGAAAGGGCGATGCGCTGTTCTCCTTTCCGGTTGTATCTATTTGTGTGTATGGGTTCTACGAGTGTGCCAATACAGGCGATCGCATCTGACTCGGGTGTGCAGCATAATTACACTAAACGTCCATTATCGGAATTAGGGGCGGAAAATGCTTTAGTTTGGTTAATTCAAGTAGGCATTTTACGCCGTGAAGTAGATGGACAAGGCATTACTGATAGTTTTCGCCTCACACCGTTAGGTCGTCAGCTAGTAGAAAAATACGAGCCAAATGGTGGTATTATACCTGCGCCATCTTTATTAGATTTGCTTTCTAATACCTTGACTCGCTGGTTAAGACTACCTTTTTAA
- the cobQ gene encoding cobyric acid synthase CobQ yields MKAIMVVGTTSHAGKSLLCAAICRILSRRGWRVTPFKGQNMALNAYVTATGGEIGHAQAVQAWAAGVTPTIEMNPILLKPQGDMTSQIILKGKAVGTVTAVDYYEKYFDLGWQAIQESLQILSEKFDLVVCEGAGSPAEINLKHRDLTNMRVARYLNAPTLLVVDIDRGGSFAHVVGTLQLLELEERALIKGVVINKFRGQRSLLESGITWLEEYTGIPVIGVIPWIDQIFPSEDSLDLLDRRSRKTNTDITIGVIRLPRIANFTDFDPLEAEPSVNLKYIAPQDNLGHPDAVIIPGSKTTISDLMVLQEAGMAEQLQNYIAAGGTILGICGGFQMLGKTISDPQGIEGETKICNGLGLLPLTTVMTVDKIARQRSVKSQYPQADLPVTAYEIHQGNTEFLDPKKVSSPQRYQYLFDDSDLGIVDINQSVWGTYLHGIFDNGAWRRTWLNYLREQQGLKALPTVVPNYEETREEVLNSLADTVETYLDLTLFLPPSR; encoded by the coding sequence ATGAAAGCAATTATGGTAGTGGGAACAACTTCCCACGCAGGAAAATCTCTACTTTGTGCTGCTATTTGTCGGATTTTGTCACGGCGCGGTTGGCGGGTGACTCCTTTTAAAGGGCAAAATATGGCTTTAAATGCCTATGTTACTGCTACAGGAGGAGAAATTGGTCACGCCCAGGCGGTGCAAGCTTGGGCTGCTGGTGTTACACCAACAATAGAGATGAACCCAATTTTACTCAAACCTCAAGGAGATATGACTTCTCAGATTATTCTCAAGGGGAAAGCTGTCGGAACAGTTACCGCCGTTGATTATTATGAGAAGTACTTTGATTTAGGTTGGCAAGCAATTCAAGAGTCACTACAAATTTTATCGGAAAAGTTTGATTTAGTTGTTTGTGAAGGTGCGGGTAGTCCAGCAGAAATTAACCTCAAACATCGTGATTTAACTAATATGCGTGTGGCGCGGTATTTGAATGCGCCGACGCTGTTAGTAGTAGATATTGATAGAGGTGGATCTTTTGCTCATGTTGTCGGTACTTTGCAGTTGTTAGAACTAGAGGAACGAGCTTTAATTAAGGGTGTGGTAATTAATAAGTTTAGAGGACAGCGATCGCTCCTTGAATCTGGTATTACTTGGCTAGAAGAATATACTGGTATTCCTGTTATTGGTGTAATTCCCTGGATTGACCAAATCTTTCCCTCTGAAGATTCTCTAGATCTACTTGATCGCCGCTCCCGAAAAACTAATACTGATATTACTATTGGAGTAATCCGCCTACCAAGAATTGCTAATTTTACTGATTTTGACCCACTAGAAGCAGAACCTAGTGTTAACCTGAAATATATTGCACCCCAAGATAATTTGGGACATCCAGATGCAGTAATTATACCTGGTTCTAAAACTACCATTTCTGATTTAATGGTATTACAAGAAGCTGGTATGGCAGAACAATTGCAAAATTACATCGCCGCAGGTGGTACAATTCTGGGAATTTGTGGCGGTTTCCAAATGTTAGGCAAAACAATCTCCGACCCACAAGGAATCGAGGGTGAAACAAAAATATGTAATGGTTTAGGATTATTACCATTAACTACTGTAATGACAGTTGATAAAATTGCTCGTCAACGCTCAGTAAAGTCTCAATATCCCCAGGCTGATTTACCTGTTACGGCGTATGAAATCCATCAAGGTAACACTGAATTTTTAGATCCAAAAAAAGTATCATCACCCCAGCGTTATCAATATCTATTTGATGATTCTGATTTAGGAATTGTCGATATTAATCAATCAGTATGGGGTACTTATTTACACGGTATTTTTGATAATGGTGCTTGGAGACGTACTTGGTTAAATTATCTTCGTGAGCAGCAAGGATTAAAAGCTTTACCTACAGTTGTTCCTAATTATGAGGAAACTAGGGAAGAAGTTTTAAATTCTTTAGCCGATACTGTTGAAACTTATTTAGACCTGACTTTATTTCTACCACCTTCTAGATGA
- a CDS encoding 2Fe-2S iron-sulfur cluster-binding protein: MSVSIEFLPDEIIIEAEPGEPILKVAQRAGVCIPTGCLMGSCHACEVELDDGEAICACISSVPAGRSHLTINLYSDPTW; the protein is encoded by the coding sequence ATGAGTGTTTCTATAGAATTTTTACCAGATGAAATAATAATTGAAGCTGAACCAGGAGAACCTATACTTAAGGTTGCTCAACGTGCTGGTGTGTGTATTCCTACAGGTTGCTTGATGGGGTCTTGTCATGCTTGTGAGGTAGAACTAGATGATGGTGAAGCTATATGTGCTTGCATTTCATCCGTACCCGCAGGGCGATCGCATTTAACTATCAACCTCTATTCTGATCCAACCTGGTAG
- a CDS encoding glycoside hydrolase 100 family protein, with protein MIAEQLLLEEAEQLLEKSIIYYQNRPVGTVAACDQELIALNYDQCFVRDFISSALFFLIKGRTDIVRNFLEVTLQLQPKEKQFNSSQPARGLIAASFKVELVDGQEKLKADFGEHAIARVAPVDSCLWWMILLRAYVHASKDTDLVYRDDFQEGIRLILDLCLVTKFDMYPTLLVPDGASMIDRRMGMYGYPLDIQSLFYAGLCAARELLYPNKDNQKILKILHNHINLLLHHIRDNYWIDPQRLNTIYRYKVEEYGEHALNHFNIYSDSIPFHNLTEWLPASGGYLAGNLGPSQIDCRFFAVGNLIAIIASLATKQQSEAIFNLIIERWDDLIGNMPMKICFPALEDIAWRLLTGCDPKNKPWSYHNGGNWPVLMWMLTAAAQKIGKGEVAAKAIEIAEKSLSKDGWAEYYDGKTGRLIGKEARKNQTWSIAGYLLAKELIANPNHLKLFSFDEYM; from the coding sequence ATGATCGCAGAACAATTACTGTTAGAAGAAGCTGAACAATTACTCGAAAAATCTATTATTTATTATCAAAATCGTCCAGTTGGAACAGTTGCAGCTTGCGATCAAGAGTTAATTGCTCTTAATTATGATCAATGTTTTGTCCGCGATTTCATTTCTTCAGCACTGTTTTTTTTAATTAAAGGTAGAACAGATATTGTCCGCAATTTTCTAGAAGTAACTTTACAACTACAACCCAAAGAAAAGCAATTTAATTCCTCTCAGCCTGCGCGAGGTTTAATTGCAGCTAGTTTTAAAGTAGAATTAGTTGATGGACAAGAAAAGTTAAAAGCTGATTTTGGTGAACACGCGATCGCCAGAGTTGCCCCTGTTGATTCTTGTCTCTGGTGGATGATTTTATTACGCGCTTATGTCCATGCTAGCAAAGATACTGATTTAGTTTATCGAGATGATTTCCAAGAAGGTATTAGATTAATTTTAGATCTTTGCTTAGTAACTAAATTTGATATGTATCCCACGCTATTAGTTCCAGATGGCGCGAGTATGATTGATCGACGGATGGGAATGTATGGCTATCCCTTAGATATTCAATCTTTATTTTACGCTGGCTTGTGCGCTGCCCGTGAATTACTATATCCTAACAAAGATAATCAAAAAATACTTAAAATACTACATAATCATATTAATTTATTACTACACCATATTAGAGATAATTATTGGATAGATCCTCAACGTTTAAATACAATTTATAGGTATAAAGTTGAGGAATACGGAGAACACGCTCTTAATCATTTTAATATCTATTCAGATTCTATCCCTTTCCATAATTTAACTGAATGGTTGCCAGCATCAGGCGGTTACTTAGCAGGTAATTTAGGACCATCTCAAATAGATTGTCGTTTTTTTGCTGTTGGCAATTTAATAGCAATTATTGCTTCACTAGCTACTAAACAACAGTCAGAAGCAATTTTTAATTTAATTATAGAAAGATGGGATGATTTAATCGGCAATATGCCAATGAAGATTTGTTTTCCCGCCTTGGAAGATATAGCATGGCGGTTGCTTACTGGATGCGATCCTAAAAATAAACCTTGGTCTTATCACAATGGCGGTAACTGGCCCGTATTAATGTGGATGCTAACAGCAGCAGCACAAAAAATTGGCAAAGGTGAGGTTGCTGCTAAAGCAATTGAAATAGCGGAAAAAAGCTTAAGTAAAGATGGCTGGGCAGAATATTATGATGGGAAAACTGGCAGACTTATTGGTAAAGAAGCTAGAAAAAATCAAACTTGGTCAATTGCGGGTTACTTGTTAGCAAAAGAACTAATTGCTAACCCTAATCATTTAAAATTATTTAGCTTTGATGAATATATGTAA
- a CDS encoding SRPBCC family protein has protein sequence MADLLEHSVQVEVDAPIDLVWSLWSDLEQMPKWMKWIDSVKVLDDDPTLSRWKLATGGLEFTWLSRTLKVIPHQIIQWESVDGLHNQGAIRFYDRKNGSIVKMTISYAIPGFLGKIMDNLFLGRVVESTIQADLERFKEYALQAKAKS, from the coding sequence ATGGCTGATTTGCTAGAGCATAGTGTACAAGTAGAGGTTGATGCTCCCATAGACCTAGTGTGGAGTTTATGGTCTGATTTAGAGCAAATGCCCAAGTGGATGAAGTGGATTGACTCTGTTAAAGTTTTAGACGACGATCCAACGCTTTCTCGCTGGAAACTAGCTACTGGTGGTTTGGAATTCACGTGGCTTTCCCGCACTTTAAAAGTAATACCCCACCAAATTATCCAATGGGAATCTGTGGATGGGTTGCACAATCAAGGCGCAATTCGCTTTTATGACCGCAAGAACGGTAGCATTGTCAAAATGACTATTTCTTATGCTATTCCTGGTTTTTTGGGTAAGATCATGGATAATCTGTTTTTGGGGCGTGTAGTTGAGTCTACCATTCAAGCAGATTTAGAGCGGTTTAAAGAATATGCACTGCAAGCTAAAGCTAAATCTTAG
- the zds gene encoding 9,9'-di-cis-zeta-carotene desaturase, whose protein sequence is MRVAIVGAGLAGMAAAVDLVDAGYSVEIFESRPFVGGKVGSWIDADGNHVEMGLHVFFGCYYQLFDLMKKVGVLDKLRLKQHTHSFINKGGKTGELDFRFITGAPFNGLKAFFTTSQLSLQDKVQNALALGTSPIVRGLIDFEGAMKNIRDLDKVSFADWFRSHGGSDGSIKRMWNPIAYALGFIDCENISARCMLTIFQFFAARTEASVLRMLEGSPSEYLHKPIIEYLEAKGTKIHTRRRVREIKFTGVGEETRVTGLVVAQGETEETIIADAYVCACDIPGIQRVLPQEWRKWSEFDNIYKLDAVPVATVQLRFDGWVTELHNAEERKQLNHAAGIDNLLYTPDADFSCFADLALTSPADYYREGQGSLLQLVLTPGDPFIKQSNEAIAHHVLKQVHELFPSSRELNMTWYSVVKLAQSLYREAPGMDAYRPAQKTPIANFFLAGSYTQQDYIDSMEGATISGRQAAKVILENANNFVVRSPVTTA, encoded by the coding sequence ATGCGTGTTGCAATTGTTGGGGCGGGACTAGCTGGCATGGCGGCAGCAGTTGATTTGGTTGATGCTGGTTACTCAGTAGAAATATTTGAATCTCGCCCCTTCGTTGGCGGCAAGGTTGGCAGTTGGATAGATGCAGACGGCAACCACGTTGAGATGGGTTTGCACGTTTTCTTTGGTTGCTACTATCAGCTTTTTGACTTGATGAAAAAGGTGGGCGTATTGGATAAACTCCGCCTGAAACAGCATACTCACAGTTTTATCAACAAAGGCGGCAAAACAGGCGAATTAGATTTTCGCTTTATTACAGGTGCGCCGTTTAATGGTTTAAAGGCATTTTTTACTACGTCGCAACTATCGCTACAAGATAAAGTACAAAATGCCCTAGCGTTAGGAACTAGCCCGATAGTGCGCGGCTTAATTGACTTTGAGGGTGCGATGAAAAATATCCGCGACCTTGATAAAGTCAGCTTTGCTGATTGGTTTCGCAGTCATGGCGGTTCTGATGGCAGCATTAAGCGGATGTGGAACCCAATTGCTTATGCACTCGGTTTCATCGACTGTGAAAATATTTCCGCTCGTTGTATGCTGACTATCTTCCAGTTTTTTGCAGCGAGAACAGAAGCATCTGTGTTGCGAATGTTGGAAGGTTCCCCCTCTGAGTATTTGCACAAACCCATCATTGAATATTTAGAAGCAAAAGGCACGAAAATTCACACCCGTCGCAGAGTCAGAGAAATTAAATTTACAGGCGTTGGGGAAGAAACGCGAGTAACTGGTTTAGTAGTTGCTCAAGGGGAAACAGAAGAAACTATCATTGCTGATGCGTATGTTTGCGCCTGTGATATCCCTGGAATTCAGCGAGTGTTACCCCAAGAGTGGCGCAAGTGGTCGGAATTTGACAATATCTATAAATTAGATGCTGTTCCAGTAGCTACAGTACAACTGCGGTTTGATGGTTGGGTGACAGAATTACACAATGCAGAGGAACGCAAACAATTAAATCATGCTGCTGGAATTGATAATCTGTTGTATACGCCAGATGCAGATTTCTCTTGCTTTGCTGATTTAGCTTTAACAAGTCCTGCTGATTATTACAGAGAGGGACAAGGTTCCTTGTTGCAATTGGTACTCACTCCAGGCGATCCTTTTATTAAGCAGAGTAATGAAGCGATCGCACATCATGTCCTCAAGCAAGTTCACGAACTCTTTCCCTCTTCCCGCGAGTTGAACATGACTTGGTATAGTGTGGTTAAGCTTGCTCAGTCTTTATACCGTGAAGCACCTGGTATGGATGCCTACCGTCCAGCACAAAAAACCCCGATCGCTAATTTCTTCCTAGCTGGTAGTTATACACAACAAGATTACATCGACAGCATGGAAGGCGCTACTATTTCAGGCAGACAAGCTGCTAAAGTTATCTTGGAAAATGCTAACAATTTTGTAGTGCGATCGCCTGTAACTACAGCTTGA